In the Marinomonas algicola genome, one interval contains:
- the atpB gene encoding F0F1 ATP synthase subunit A, which produces MASENPTASEYIQHHLQNLTFGQHPDGSWGIAHGAAEAAEMGFWAIHLDTMGFSIALGVLFLWLFRSAAKKAHAGVPTGIQNFVELMVEFVDGSVKETFHGKSKVIAPLALTIFVWVFLMNTMDLIPVDFLPALAGLMGIEYMKVVPTTDMNATLGMAFSVFALIIYYSIKVKGVGGFIGELTLQPFGKWMIPFNLLLEGVGLIAKPISLALRLFGNLYAGELIFILIAILPFWVQWALSVPWAIFHILVIVLQAFIFMMLTIVYLSMAHEEH; this is translated from the coding sequence GAAAATCCAACAGCTTCTGAATATATACAGCATCACCTACAGAATTTGACTTTTGGTCAACATCCTGATGGTAGCTGGGGAATTGCACATGGTGCAGCAGAAGCAGCAGAAATGGGGTTTTGGGCAATTCATTTAGATACAATGGGGTTCTCCATTGCTTTAGGTGTGTTGTTTCTTTGGTTGTTTAGATCAGCTGCGAAAAAAGCGCATGCAGGTGTACCAACTGGGATTCAAAACTTTGTAGAGTTAATGGTTGAGTTTGTTGACGGTAGCGTTAAAGAAACCTTCCATGGAAAAAGCAAAGTTATTGCGCCATTAGCATTAACTATTTTTGTTTGGGTATTCTTAATGAATACCATGGACTTAATACCTGTCGATTTCCTTCCTGCCCTAGCGGGTTTGATGGGCATTGAATACATGAAAGTGGTACCAACAACTGATATGAATGCGACCTTAGGTATGGCATTCTCTGTCTTCGCTTTAATTATCTATTACAGCATTAAAGTGAAAGGTGTTGGTGGCTTTATCGGTGAGTTGACGTTGCAGCCATTTGGTAAATGGATGATTCCGTTTAACTTGCTTTTAGAAGGTGTTGGCTTGATTGCGAAACCAATCTCTCTAGCTCTTCGATTGTTTGGTAACTTATATGCAGGTGAGCTGATCTTTATCTTGATTGCTATTTTACCTTTTTGGGTACAATGGGCACTTTCAGTTCCTTGGGCAATTTTCCACATTCTAGTAATTGTATTGCAAGCATTTATCTTTATGATGCTAACAATTGTTTACTTGAGTATGGCTCACGAAGAACATTAA
- the atpG gene encoding F0F1 ATP synthase subunit gamma, which translates to MAVGKEIRTQIASINNTRKITRAMEKVAASKTRKAQDRMASSRPYAERIRQVIGHLANANPEYKHRYLTDREAKRVGYIIVSSDRGLCGGLNVNIFKAALRDMKQYSDEGIEIDICAIGSKAVSFFKNYGGNVAAAVTGLGDAPEASVLVGSVKVMLDAFDEGRLDRLYVVSNEFVNTMTQKPTVEQLLPLNAEENEQLQHHWDYIYEPEAIDILDGLLVRFIESQVYQAVVENIACEQAARMLAMKNATDNAGDIIDELQLVYNKARQAAITQEISEIVSGAAAV; encoded by the coding sequence ATGGCAGTCGGAAAAGAGATACGCACACAGATTGCGAGCATTAACAATACGCGTAAAATTACTCGTGCTATGGAAAAAGTAGCGGCAAGTAAAACGCGTAAAGCTCAGGATCGTATGGCTTCTTCTCGTCCGTATGCGGAGCGAATTCGCCAAGTTATTGGTCATTTGGCCAATGCTAATCCTGAGTATAAACACCGTTACCTTACCGATCGTGAGGCGAAGCGTGTTGGTTATATCATAGTCTCATCTGATCGTGGTTTATGTGGTGGTTTGAATGTCAATATATTCAAAGCAGCATTAAGAGATATGAAGCAGTACTCTGATGAAGGTATCGAGATTGATATCTGTGCCATCGGAAGTAAAGCTGTGTCATTCTTTAAAAACTACGGCGGTAATGTAGCAGCTGCGGTTACTGGTTTAGGTGACGCGCCTGAAGCATCTGTTCTAGTTGGCAGTGTTAAGGTTATGCTGGATGCATTTGATGAAGGTCGTCTTGATCGTTTATATGTGGTTTCTAACGAGTTTGTAAATACTATGACTCAGAAACCAACGGTTGAGCAGCTTTTACCGCTTAATGCAGAAGAGAATGAACAATTACAACACCACTGGGATTATATCTACGAACCTGAAGCCATTGATATTCTTGATGGTTTATTAGTTCGTTTCATCGAGTCTCAAGTATATCAAGCAGTTGTTGAAAATATTGCGTGTGAACAAGCCGCTCGAATGTTGGCTATGAAAAACGCAACAGATAACGCTGGTGATATCATCGATGAACTACAGTTGGTGTACAACAAGGCTCGTCAGGCTGCGATTACTCAGGAAATTTCTGAGATTGTAAGCGGCGCGGCAGCGGTTTAA
- a CDS encoding F0F1 ATP synthase subunit B, whose protein sequence is MNLNLTLFGQAISFAIFVWFCMKYVWPPVIAALEERSKKIADGLEAANRASRDLELAQEQATQALKESKAQAAEIIEQANKRANQIIDEAKEQALTEGQRLRTAAQAEIEQDVMRAKEALRSQVSLLAVTGAEKILGAIVDEKAHSELVEKLAAEL, encoded by the coding sequence GTGAATTTGAATCTCACACTCTTCGGCCAAGCTATTTCGTTTGCCATTTTCGTCTGGTTCTGCATGAAATATGTGTGGCCACCAGTAATTGCTGCGCTAGAAGAGCGCAGCAAGAAAATTGCAGATGGTTTAGAAGCAGCGAACCGTGCTTCACGAGATCTTGAGTTAGCACAAGAACAAGCTACTCAAGCATTGAAGGAAAGCAAAGCTCAAGCAGCCGAGATTATTGAACAAGCCAACAAACGTGCAAACCAAATTATTGATGAAGCGAAAGAGCAAGCATTGACTGAAGGTCAACGTTTGCGTACAGCCGCTCAGGCAGAGATTGAACAAGACGTTATGCGTGCTAAAGAAGCATTACGTTCTCAAGTTTCTCTACTTGCAGTAACTGGCGCTGAGAAAATTTTGGGAGCCATTGTTGACGAAAAAGCCCATAGCGAGCTAGTTGAAAAACTCGCAGCAGAGCTTTAA
- a CDS encoding F0F1 ATP synthase subunit epsilon translates to MAITVHCDIVSAEQEIFSGSVETLVAAGSFGDLGIKPGHAPLLTPLIPGPVRVVKQNGEEEIIFVSGGFLEVQPHRITVLADTAIRAHDLDEAASLEAKKHAEELLSQQNSDIDFSRASAELAEAVARLRTISQLRHK, encoded by the coding sequence ATGGCTATCACAGTACACTGCGATATCGTAAGCGCTGAGCAAGAGATTTTCTCTGGATCGGTAGAGACTCTTGTGGCAGCCGGTAGTTTTGGTGACCTAGGTATTAAACCTGGGCATGCGCCATTATTGACTCCACTGATTCCAGGCCCTGTTCGCGTGGTTAAACAAAATGGTGAAGAAGAGATTATCTTCGTGTCGGGTGGTTTCCTAGAAGTGCAACCACATCGTATTACTGTTTTGGCAGATACCGCTATTCGTGCTCATGATCTGGACGAAGCGGCTTCACTAGAAGCTAAAAAACATGCAGAAGAATTATTGAGTCAACAAAACTCAGATATTGATTTTTCTCGTGCATCGGCTGAACTTGCTGAAGCTGTTGCTCGTTTACGTACAATTAGTCAATTACGTCATAAGTAA
- a CDS encoding F0F1 ATP synthase subunit delta → MAELKTVARPYAKAAFDVAREKNLVVEWDNMLSVFALSANDKKFSQALANPSFSAEEKAGALANVCTEVATTEGKAFLLTLAENDRLSLLPAISTLFNEFRLQSEKAVDVVVTSAFPLTAEQENTLAVSLGKKLDRTIKLSSETDASLIGGVVIRTGDLIIDGSVRGKLAKLAEAINS, encoded by the coding sequence ATGGCTGAATTAAAGACAGTCGCGCGCCCGTATGCAAAAGCAGCGTTTGACGTGGCACGTGAAAAAAATCTGGTTGTTGAATGGGACAATATGCTAAGCGTATTTGCTCTTTCAGCAAACGATAAGAAATTTTCACAGGCTCTGGCAAACCCTTCTTTTAGTGCGGAAGAAAAGGCAGGTGCTCTAGCGAATGTATGTACTGAAGTTGCAACAACTGAAGGGAAAGCGTTTTTGCTTACCTTAGCAGAAAATGATCGTTTGTCATTATTGCCTGCTATTTCTACGTTGTTTAACGAATTCAGATTGCAAAGTGAAAAAGCGGTGGACGTTGTCGTTACATCTGCTTTTCCTTTGACAGCTGAGCAGGAAAATACATTAGCCGTTTCACTAGGCAAGAAGTTAGATCGTACGATCAAGCTATCCAGTGAAACAGACGCAAGCCTAATTGGTGGCGTGGTTATCCGAACAGGTGACTTAATCATCGACGGTTCAGTACGCGGTAAATTAGCGAAACTGGCCGAGGCGATAAACTCCTAG
- a CDS encoding TrmB family transcriptional regulator: MIQQAFEQLGLTPRETQLYQTLLQLGHASIRDIAEKSGINRGAAYESLKQLQVKGIVSYFPKGKRRFFSAESPDILLRLAEEKQQRLEKTIESLKTTIIPSLQQQQPDYNQANVRYYEGDDGIEWVLRDILDVVSQQEKKEYCVFSSKPIRPYLYRPFPTYTKHRVKLGINVKVIAIGDGGEEAELSQRKWIKTDGAVDASYIAIYPPKCAIISLANNNFPSAVVLESKDIAKAQQIIFDTLWKLL, encoded by the coding sequence ATGATTCAACAAGCATTTGAACAACTTGGCTTAACACCACGAGAAACCCAATTGTACCAAACCTTATTGCAACTTGGTCATGCCTCTATTCGGGATATAGCAGAAAAAAGCGGTATCAATCGAGGCGCCGCCTACGAATCGCTTAAACAATTACAAGTAAAGGGGATTGTGAGCTATTTTCCGAAAGGCAAACGCCGCTTTTTCTCAGCAGAAAGTCCAGATATTCTTTTAAGACTAGCGGAAGAAAAACAACAACGATTAGAGAAAACCATAGAATCTCTGAAAACAACGATTATTCCCAGCCTACAACAACAACAGCCGGACTATAATCAAGCTAACGTTCGTTATTATGAAGGAGATGATGGTATTGAATGGGTACTAAGAGATATATTAGATGTGGTATCTCAACAAGAAAAAAAAGAATACTGTGTGTTTTCATCCAAACCAATACGGCCTTATTTGTACCGACCTTTTCCTACCTATACCAAGCATCGAGTGAAATTAGGCATTAATGTAAAAGTTATTGCTATCGGAGATGGTGGTGAAGAGGCTGAATTATCACAACGTAAATGGATTAAAACAGATGGCGCGGTAGATGCCAGCTACATTGCTATTTACCCACCTAAATGCGCCATTATTTCTTTGGCTAATAATAACTTCCCTTCTGCTGTTGTGCTTGAGTCAAAAGACATAGCCAAAGCCCAACAAATCATTTTTGATACTTTATGGAAACTGTTGTAA
- the atpD gene encoding F0F1 ATP synthase subunit beta, producing MSSGQIVQIIGAVIDVEFPRDSVPKIYDALTIEGKELVLEVQQQLGDGIVRTIAMGSTEGMKRGLVVDNTNHPVSVPVGTKTLGRIMDVLGNPIDEKGPIGAEENWSIHRSAPSYAEQSSGNELLETGIKVIDLVCPFAKGGKVGLFGGAGVGKTVNMMELIRNIAIEHSGYSVFAGVGERTREGNDFYHEMTDSNVIDKVSLVYGQMNEPPGNRLRVALTGLTMAEKFRDEGRDVLFFVDNIYRYTLAGTEVSALLGRMPSAVGYQPTLAEEMGVLQERITSTKTGSITSIQAVYVPADDLTDPSPATTFSHLDATVVLSRDIAALGIYPAIDPLDSTSRQLDPLVIGQEHYDVARGVQTVLQRYKELKDIIAILGMDELSEEDKQTVNRSRKIQRFLSQPFFVAEVFTGAPGKYVSLKDTIRGFKGILDGEFDDLPEQAFYMIGSIDEAVEKAKKL from the coding sequence ATGAGTAGCGGACAAATCGTACAGATTATAGGTGCGGTCATTGACGTGGAATTTCCACGTGACAGTGTGCCAAAGATATATGATGCCCTAACAATCGAGGGCAAAGAGTTGGTGTTGGAAGTTCAACAGCAACTTGGTGATGGTATCGTACGTACTATCGCAATGGGATCCACAGAAGGTATGAAACGTGGTCTAGTAGTAGACAACACGAATCATCCTGTAAGTGTTCCCGTAGGTACAAAAACACTAGGACGTATTATGGACGTTCTAGGTAACCCAATTGACGAAAAAGGTCCAATTGGCGCAGAAGAAAACTGGTCTATACACCGCTCAGCACCAAGCTACGCGGAGCAATCTTCTGGTAATGAACTTTTAGAAACGGGTATCAAGGTAATTGACCTTGTTTGTCCGTTCGCAAAAGGTGGTAAAGTTGGTCTGTTCGGTGGTGCCGGTGTTGGTAAAACTGTAAACATGATGGAACTTATTCGTAACATCGCTATCGAACACAGTGGTTACTCTGTATTCGCTGGTGTTGGTGAACGTACTCGTGAGGGTAACGATTTCTACCATGAGATGACGGATTCGAACGTAATCGATAAAGTATCTCTCGTATACGGACAGATGAATGAGCCACCAGGTAACCGTTTACGTGTTGCTTTGACTGGTTTGACGATGGCGGAGAAATTCCGTGACGAAGGTCGTGACGTATTGTTCTTCGTAGATAACATCTATCGTTATACTTTGGCGGGTACGGAAGTATCTGCCTTGTTGGGTCGTATGCCTTCTGCTGTAGGTTACCAGCCAACTCTAGCTGAAGAAATGGGTGTTCTTCAAGAGCGTATCACGTCTACTAAGACGGGTTCGATCACATCTATCCAAGCGGTATACGTACCGGCGGATGACTTGACAGATCCATCTCCAGCAACCACTTTCTCTCACTTGGATGCAACAGTTGTATTGTCTCGTGATATCGCTGCTTTGGGTATCTACCCTGCGATTGATCCTCTAGACAGTACGTCACGTCAGTTGGATCCTCTTGTAATCGGTCAAGAACATTACGATGTCGCTCGTGGTGTACAGACGGTATTGCAACGTTATAAAGAATTGAAAGACATCATCGCAATTTTGGGTATGGACGAGTTATCTGAAGAAGATAAGCAGACGGTTAACCGTTCTCGTAAAATCCAGCGTTTCTTGTCTCAGCCTTTCTTCGTAGCGGAAGTATTTACAGGTGCGCCTGGTAAGTATGTTTCTTTGAAAGATACTATTCGTGGCTTTAAAGGCATCTTAGATGGTGAGTTTGATGACTTACCAGAGCAAGCGTTCTACATGATTGGCAGCATCGACGAAGCCGTTGAGAAAGCTAAAAAACTTTAA
- the atpE gene encoding F0F1 ATP synthase subunit C: protein METVVGLTAIAVALLIGLGALGTAIGFGLLGGKFLEGAARQPEMVPMLQVKMFIVAGLLDAVTMIGVGIALFFTFANPFVAQVAG from the coding sequence ATGGAAACTGTAGTTGGTCTTACTGCGATCGCTGTAGCCCTTCTAATCGGTCTAGGTGCCTTAGGTACTGCGATTGGTTTTGGTCTGCTAGGTGGTAAATTTTTGGAAGGCGCTGCGCGTCAACCTGAGATGGTTCCAATGCTGCAAGTTAAAATGTTCATCGTAGCGGGTCTTCTTGATGCCGTAACTATGATCGGTGTTGGTATTGCGTTGTTCTTTACTTTCGCTAACCCATTCGTTGCTCAGGTTGCTGGCTAA
- the atpA gene encoding F0F1 ATP synthase subunit alpha: MQQLNPSEISEIIKKRIDNLDVSSDAQNEGTIVSVADGIVLIHGLADVMYGEMIEFPGGVYGMALNLERDSVGAVVLGNYQNLVEGQKVKCTGRILEVPIGPELLGRVVDALGNPIDGKGPINAELTDAVEKVAPGVIERQSVDQPIQTGYKAVDAMVPVGRGQRELIIGDRQIGKTALAIDTIIAQKDSGIKCIYVAVGQKQSTIANVVRKLEEAGAMEYTTVVAAGASDPAAMLFLAPYTGCTMGEYFRDRGEDALIVYDDLTKQAWAYRQISLLLRRPPGREAYPGDVFYLHSRLLERASRVNVDYVEAFTKGEVKGKTGSLTALPIIETQGGDVSAFVPTNVISITDGQIFLEASAFNAGIRPAMNAGISVSRVGGAAQTKIVKKLGGGIRLALAQYRELAAFAQFASDLDEATRKQLEHGKQVTELMKQKQFSPMPVADMGVILYAANDGYLADVETSKIGSFEVSLLGYMHSEHADLMADINKTGNYNGEIEATFKAAIEKFKATQTW, from the coding sequence ATGCAGCAACTGAATCCATCTGAGATCAGTGAGATCATTAAGAAGCGTATTGACAATCTTGATGTTTCTTCTGATGCCCAAAATGAGGGCACAATTGTCAGCGTAGCAGACGGTATCGTGTTGATTCACGGTCTAGCTGACGTAATGTACGGGGAAATGATTGAATTCCCTGGTGGTGTCTATGGTATGGCATTGAACCTGGAGCGTGACTCCGTAGGTGCTGTAGTATTGGGTAACTACCAAAACCTTGTAGAAGGTCAAAAAGTTAAATGTACTGGCCGTATCTTGGAAGTTCCAATTGGTCCAGAACTATTAGGTCGTGTTGTTGACGCATTGGGTAATCCAATCGATGGCAAAGGTCCTATAAATGCAGAACTTACTGATGCCGTTGAAAAAGTTGCACCTGGTGTAATTGAGCGTCAATCAGTAGATCAACCAATTCAAACAGGATATAAAGCCGTAGATGCTATGGTTCCTGTAGGTCGTGGTCAACGTGAGTTGATTATCGGTGACCGCCAAATTGGTAAAACAGCACTTGCTATTGATACTATCATTGCTCAGAAAGACAGTGGTATTAAGTGTATCTATGTTGCTGTTGGTCAAAAACAATCTACTATTGCGAACGTAGTTCGCAAATTAGAAGAAGCGGGTGCAATGGAATATACAACAGTAGTTGCTGCGGGTGCATCTGACCCTGCTGCAATGTTGTTCTTAGCTCCATACACTGGCTGTACCATGGGTGAATACTTCCGTGATCGCGGTGAAGATGCGTTGATCGTATATGATGATTTGACGAAACAAGCTTGGGCTTACCGTCAAATTTCATTGCTATTACGTCGTCCGCCAGGTCGTGAAGCGTATCCTGGTGATGTATTCTATTTACACTCTCGTCTTCTTGAGCGTGCATCTCGTGTAAACGTAGATTATGTAGAAGCATTCACAAAAGGTGAAGTGAAAGGTAAAACAGGTTCTTTGACCGCTTTACCTATCATCGAAACTCAAGGTGGTGACGTTTCTGCGTTCGTACCAACTAACGTAATTTCGATTACGGATGGCCAGATTTTCTTGGAAGCAAGTGCTTTCAACGCAGGTATTCGTCCTGCAATGAACGCTGGTATCTCGGTATCTCGTGTTGGTGGTGCAGCTCAGACTAAAATAGTTAAAAAACTAGGCGGTGGTATTCGTCTAGCATTAGCGCAATACCGTGAATTGGCTGCCTTTGCTCAGTTCGCTTCTGATCTTGATGAAGCAACTCGTAAGCAGCTTGAACATGGTAAGCAGGTTACTGAACTGATGAAGCAAAAGCAGTTTAGTCCAATGCCTGTCGCTGACATGGGCGTTATCCTTTACGCTGCTAATGATGGCTACCTTGCAGATGTTGAAACAAGCAAAATTGGCAGTTTTGAAGTGTCTTTGTTGGGCTATATGCACAGCGAGCATGCAGATTTGATGGCTGACATCAACAAAACTGGTAATTATAACGGCGAGATTGAAGCAACTTTTAAAGCGGCAATCGAGAAGTTTAAAGCGACACAAACTTGGTAA